GATGCTATTTTTTATAATCGCACCCTTTTTCACCTTTACCCCACGGAATAGTATACTGTTTTCGACAGTCCCTTCAATATCACAACCGTTGGCTATCAATGAATTGGTAACCTTCGAAGAACTTGAATATTTGGTCGGTGCCTCATGTTTGATTTTTGTATAAACATCCCAAGTATCCCCGAAGAAAGAACGGATTACCGAAGGGTTCAGGAAATTCATATTACTGGAATGAAAGCTTTCAATGGAATGGATGAATGGCATATCTCCAGTAAAATTATAGCCTTTAACTGTAAAGCGATGAAGATTTGCTTTCACAGCGTCTTTCAAAAAGTCATATTCCCCACTGGCAACACAGCTTTTGATCAAGTTCACCAATAGAGTTTTACTTATGATGAAGGTTTCTAGACAAACATGGTCACCTGGTCTAGGGATGGTATAAAAGCTAATGTCAGTAATGTCTTCATCCGTATTTACCGAGCAAGTGTGATAGATTGGTTTTTCAATCAATTCCCCTACATAATCCTTATATACGACCGTGATATCCGCTTTTTGTTTTTTGTGATAATCAAGCACTTCATTAAAATCCAATTTGCATACATGGCTTCCAGGGGAAATGATTACAGTATCTGCCTCTGCACGTTCGAAAAATTTAAGATGATCATAAAATTGTTTCATATCACCTGTTACAGTTTCATCCGGATGGATAGGGGGCAAGATGTATAAGCCTCCTGAACGCCGAGCCAAGTTCCATTCTTTACCTGAGCCAAGATGATCCATAACAGAAAGATACTTTTCTTTTGGAAAAACGGCTACTTTTGATACATCTGCATTAATGAGATTCGACATCGTAAAGTCAATCAATCGGTAGCGTCCACCAAATGGCACAGATGCTACATTTCGGTGAGCAGTCAGATCTTTTAAATGTTGTCTTTCATTGATTAAGTTAATAATACCCAACACATTTTCCATAGCATCTTCCCCTTTTTCTAGTTAAGAGTGAGTGATCTTTTTTTTGTTTGGATTGATAATGGTCTGATTTTCACCAATTAAGGTAATATCGGATGTAATCGCTGAATTGCCAACTATGGCTCCATCTTCTATAACACAATTGCTGGCTATGATGCTTCTTTCTATATGAACGTTTTCACCAATCGTGACATTAGGCATGATGACTGAATCTTTTATGGTTGACCCATAGCCAACCTGAACATTATAGGATAAAACCGAATGTTCAATTTTCCCATGTATCATGCACCCTTCATTGATAAGCGACTGACTGACCTCGGCATCCGGTGATATATATTGCGGCGGATGATTTGCATTGCGGGCAAAAATTTTCCATTGCTGATCATCCAACTGGAAATTTGGCGTATCTTCCAATAAGTCCATATGTGCCTGCCAAAGGCTTTCGACCGTTCCGACATCTTTCCAATAATCATTAAAACGATAGGCATATAGCTTTTTTCGGTCTTCAAGCATCTTTGGAATGATGTTGCTGCCGAAATCATTGGAAGAATTTTCATCCTTTTCATCATTTATTAAATACTTTCTTAGGGTTTTCCACTTGAAAAGGTAAACTCCCATTGAAGCGAGATTACTCTTTGGATACTTTGGTTTTTCATCGAATTGAGTGATTTTATCATCATCATTGGTATTCATGATCCCGAAACGACTTGCTTCCTGCCACGGCACTTGAATGACAGCTATGGTTGCCTCTGCATTTTTTTCGATGTGATAATCCAGCATCTTACTGTAATCCATCTTATAAATATGGTCACCGGAGAGAATCAGTACATGTTCCGGATCATAGTTATCAATATATTGGATATTTTGATAAACAGCGTTTGCCGTCCCTTTATACCATTCACCGCCTTCTTTCCCTTGATAAGGGGGAAGTACGGAAACTCCGCCAACATCCAGATCAAGGTCCCAAGCTTTGCCATTACCAACATAATCATTTAGAATCAATGGCTGGTATTGGGTCAGTACCCCAACCGTATCAATACCAGAATGAGTGCAGTTACTTAATGGAAAATCGATGATTCTATATTTACCGCCAAAGGGAACAGCTGGTTTTGCCAAACCGATTGTCAATTCACCTAACCTTGAACCCTGGCCTCCTGCCAATAACATTGCTATCCATTTTTTCGCTCCCATTATTCGTTCACTCTCCCCCGTCTTTTTTTTGTTTGCTTCATAAAAATAGAAATGCCTAATGGAGGTACTGTTATTTCCATGCTGAATGGTTGATTATGGTATGGTTCCTTTTTGACATTAATGGGTTCTTCATTGATCTGACCAGATCCTCCGAAAGCTGCTGAATCACTGCTGAAAACCTCTATATATTTACCCTGGGATGGTACGCCTATTTGATATTGAGCATGAGCCTGCGCAGAAAAATTACAGACAACAATGCAATAATCGCCTTTGCGTTTGCCTTTTCTCATAAAGGTAATGATACTCTGTTTACTATTGTTCGGATCTATCCACTCAAATCCCTCCTGGACATGATCCAGTCTCCAAAGGGAGGATGATTGCCTATAAAAATCCTGAAGGGTACGGAAGTAATAGGCCAGATTTTCGTGAGATTCATATTCCAAAAGAAGCCAATCCAATTGTTCCTCATCTTTCCATTCTATGAACTGGCCAAATTCACCGCCCATAAATAGAAGCTTCTTTCCTGGATGAGTCATGAAATACCCAAAGAGTAACCGTAAATTAGCGAATTTCTGCCAATAGTCGCCTGGCATCTTATTCAATAAAGACTTCTTGCCATGAACCACTTCATCATGTGAAAAGGGCAAGACGAAATTTTCTGAAAAAGCATAGAAAAATGAAAAAGTTAAGAGACTATGATGATTTGGCCTTTCCCCCGTTTCAAGTTTCATATAACGAAGGATATCGTTAGTCCATCCCATATTCCATTTGTAATTAAAGCCTAGGCCGCCTATATCGGTAGGAGAAGTTATAAGTGGCCGGTCTGTTGCTTCTTCAGCCATCATTAATGCACTGGGATATTTCTTGAAAACCACTTCGTTAAGTTTTTGCAAAAATTGTATGGCTTCCAGGTTTTCCTCTCCGCCAAACTGGTTTTTCAGCTTGACCGGCAATGGATTATCATGATTTAAGTAAACCATTGACGATACCGCATCGACACGGATCCCATCAATATGGTATTCATCCATCCAAAACATTACATTTGATATGAGGAAACTGATTACTTCTGGTTTGGTAAAATCAAAGTTGTATGTCCCCCATAACGGGCGATCTGCTCTAGTATGATCAATTGGTTCATAGAGAGGCGTACCATCGAAACGGGAAAGTCCATGCGCGTCTTTACAAAAATGGGCGGGAACCCAGTCAAGAATTACACCAATGCCCTTTTGGTGGCAAAGGTTTATTAAATATTTAAAATCTTCAGGTAAGCCGTAACGACTGGTTACAGAATAATAGCCCGTGACCTGGTATCCCCACGATTTATCAAATGGGTGTTCCATTATGGCCATGATTTCAATATGTGTAAAACTATTATCAATCACATAATCAATCAATCTATCAGCCAATTCACGGTACGAATAAAATTCGCCATCTTCTTTCTGTTTCCATGTTCCTGGGTGCACTTCATAAATGGACATGGGTTTATGATAAATATTTTCCTTTTTCCTATCGGCTATCC
The DNA window shown above is from Peribacillus sp. FSL P2-0133 and carries:
- a CDS encoding glucose-1-phosphate adenylyltransferase, which translates into the protein MGAKKWIAMLLAGGQGSRLGELTIGLAKPAVPFGGKYRIIDFPLSNCTHSGIDTVGVLTQYQPLILNDYVGNGKAWDLDLDVGGVSVLPPYQGKEGGEWYKGTANAVYQNIQYIDNYDPEHVLILSGDHIYKMDYSKMLDYHIEKNAEATIAVIQVPWQEASRFGIMNTNDDDKITQFDEKPKYPKSNLASMGVYLFKWKTLRKYLINDEKDENSSNDFGSNIIPKMLEDRKKLYAYRFNDYWKDVGTVESLWQAHMDLLEDTPNFQLDDQQWKIFARNANHPPQYISPDAEVSQSLINEGCMIHGKIEHSVLSYNVQVGYGSTIKDSVIMPNVTIGENVHIERSIIASNCVIEDGAIVGNSAITSDITLIGENQTIINPNKKKITHS
- the glgD gene encoding glucose-1-phosphate adenylyltransferase subunit GlgD, with the protein product MENVLGIINLINERQHLKDLTAHRNVASVPFGGRYRLIDFTMSNLINADVSKVAVFPKEKYLSVMDHLGSGKEWNLARRSGGLYILPPIHPDETVTGDMKQFYDHLKFFERAEADTVIISPGSHVCKLDFNEVLDYHKKQKADITVVYKDYVGELIEKPIYHTCSVNTDEDITDISFYTIPRPGDHVCLETFIISKTLLVNLIKSCVASGEYDFLKDAVKANLHRFTVKGYNFTGDMPFIHSIESFHSSNMNFLNPSVIRSFFGDTWDVYTKIKHEAPTKYSSSSKVTNSLIANGCDIEGTVENSILFRGVKVKKGAIIKNSIIMQKGVIEEGAIVENVITDKEVRITSEKSVIGLKQPTVIKKAEVI
- the glgB gene encoding 1,4-alpha-glucan branching protein GlgB, with the translated sequence MSTIIDQLQEIYPSEFDLYLFHEGTLYESYKMLGAHIVTSLGKEGVRFAVWAPHAKQVSVVGNFNNWDGKDHAMKRIERSGIWVLFVPGLQEGELYKYEIHTPGNKRILKADPYAFYSEVRPNTASVIKRLDNFEWQDSKWIADRKKENIYHKPMSIYEVHPGTWKQKEDGEFYSYRELADRLIDYVIDNSFTHIEIMAIMEHPFDKSWGYQVTGYYSVTSRYGLPEDFKYLINLCHQKGIGVILDWVPAHFCKDAHGLSRFDGTPLYEPIDHTRADRPLWGTYNFDFTKPEVISFLISNVMFWMDEYHIDGIRVDAVSSMVYLNHDNPLPVKLKNQFGGEENLEAIQFLQKLNEVVFKKYPSALMMAEEATDRPLITSPTDIGGLGFNYKWNMGWTNDILRYMKLETGERPNHHSLLTFSFFYAFSENFVLPFSHDEVVHGKKSLLNKMPGDYWQKFANLRLLFGYFMTHPGKKLLFMGGEFGQFIEWKDEEQLDWLLLEYESHENLAYYFRTLQDFYRQSSSLWRLDHVQEGFEWIDPNNSKQSIITFMRKGKRKGDYCIVVCNFSAQAHAQYQIGVPSQGKYIEVFSSDSAAFGGSGQINEEPINVKKEPYHNQPFSMEITVPPLGISIFMKQTKKRRGRVNE